From one Tsukamurella tyrosinosolvens genomic stretch:
- a CDS encoding sensor histidine kinase, producing MSGWSSEYAAVPAFGICLVGAVLWGAGGWSVNARTEDFYPWQVKLGLLGGALAIQLLARHRPAVAFGLMLALVAWDFSFGPSVVLWIALSDVIYLAVATGSERLRDVVSVTVLVLTIVLGVGATAFVGVKAGMYAVLILIAVIWSPIGYGRAVLAYRRLAELEREESESRRATALADERRRLARELHDTVAGHLSAVAILADAAQRTPQNPAVLQSIRSGSLAALEEMRATINLLTSPDDAAVRTTLESLEPLIETAGAAGVTVQLGLPDGPLPTAVEATLTRILGEVITNATKHAPGAELEVAVDADQEALTMTATNPLPSTGWSEGAGDGLRNIAFRAQSIGGTATAGPHDGAWVVRATIPMEVAR from the coding sequence ATGAGCGGGTGGTCGTCGGAGTACGCCGCCGTCCCGGCCTTCGGCATCTGCCTGGTGGGCGCCGTGCTCTGGGGCGCGGGCGGCTGGTCTGTCAACGCACGGACCGAGGACTTCTACCCGTGGCAGGTGAAGCTGGGACTGCTCGGCGGCGCGCTCGCGATCCAGTTGCTCGCCCGCCACCGCCCGGCGGTGGCGTTCGGCCTGATGCTGGCGCTGGTCGCGTGGGACTTCTCGTTCGGACCGTCGGTGGTGCTGTGGATCGCTCTGTCGGACGTGATCTACCTCGCCGTGGCGACGGGGTCCGAACGACTGCGGGACGTGGTCTCGGTGACGGTGCTGGTCCTCACGATCGTCCTCGGCGTCGGCGCGACCGCCTTCGTCGGCGTCAAGGCCGGGATGTACGCCGTGCTGATCCTCATCGCCGTGATCTGGTCGCCGATCGGCTACGGCAGGGCGGTGCTCGCCTACCGCCGGCTCGCGGAGCTCGAGCGGGAAGAGAGCGAGTCCCGACGCGCGACGGCGCTCGCGGACGAGCGGCGCCGCCTGGCACGGGAACTGCACGACACCGTCGCGGGGCACCTCTCCGCGGTCGCGATCCTCGCCGACGCCGCGCAGCGCACGCCCCAGAATCCGGCGGTCCTGCAGTCGATCCGGTCCGGCAGCCTCGCCGCGCTCGAGGAGATGCGGGCGACGATCAACCTGCTCACCTCCCCCGACGACGCCGCCGTCCGCACCACGCTCGAGTCGCTGGAGCCGCTCATCGAGACCGCGGGGGCCGCGGGTGTGACCGTGCAGCTCGGCCTGCCCGACGGTCCGCTGCCCACCGCCGTCGAGGCCACCCTCACGCGGATCCTCGGCGAGGTCATCACGAACGCGACCAAACACGCCCCCGGCGCCGAGCTGGAGGTCGCCGTCGACGCCGATCAGGAGGCCCTCACCATGACCGCCACCAATCCCCTGCCCAGCACCGGCTGGTCGGAGGGCGCCGGGGACGGCCTGCGCAACATCGCCTTCCGGGCCCAATCGATCGGCGGGACGGCGACCGCCGGCCCGCACGACGGAGCCTGGGTGGTCCGGGCGACGATCCCGATGGAGGTGGCACGATGA
- a CDS encoding epoxide hydrolase family protein, giving the protein MTVSPFTIAVPDAEIALLRERLRATRFPDVAPNTDFARGTSGEYLRELVAYWAGEFDWREAEAGLNAIPQFVAEVDGRPVHFLHRVAADARGAILLLHGWPDTPFRYRRVLDDLTARGFDCVVPSLPGFAFTGGHALSSAATADLFQRLMTETLGYDTFVVAGGDVGTVVGSQLARRHADRVTALHLTNAEYPTGSEPDLTDEERAYAEFIQYWWATQGGYAAVQSTKPQIVGPALNDSPAGLAAWMLGLIDTGAQDHDVEGAFGGRDELLTNISIYWFTQTAATAADSYAADGWGGELARITVPTAMAIYPREAQSPRAWCERAANVVRYTAMPRGGHFAALEVPQDYAGDLIAFLDEPA; this is encoded by the coding sequence ATGACCGTGTCCCCCTTCACCATCGCCGTCCCGGACGCCGAGATCGCGCTCCTGCGGGAGCGGCTCCGCGCCACGCGGTTCCCGGACGTCGCCCCCAACACGGACTTCGCCCGGGGGACGTCCGGCGAGTACCTCCGCGAGCTCGTCGCGTACTGGGCCGGGGAGTTCGACTGGAGGGAAGCCGAGGCGGGCCTGAACGCGATCCCGCAGTTCGTGGCCGAGGTCGACGGCCGCCCGGTGCACTTCCTGCACCGCGTCGCCGCCGATGCGCGGGGCGCGATCCTGCTGCTGCACGGCTGGCCGGACACGCCGTTCCGGTACCGTCGCGTGCTCGACGACCTCACCGCCCGCGGCTTCGACTGCGTCGTGCCCTCGCTCCCGGGATTCGCGTTCACCGGCGGTCACGCGCTGTCGAGTGCGGCGACGGCCGACCTGTTCCAGCGCCTGATGACCGAGACGCTGGGCTACGACACGTTCGTGGTGGCGGGCGGGGACGTCGGGACCGTCGTGGGATCGCAGCTCGCGCGACGGCATGCCGACCGGGTCACCGCGCTGCACCTCACCAACGCCGAGTACCCGACCGGGAGCGAGCCCGACCTCACCGACGAGGAGCGGGCCTACGCCGAGTTCATCCAGTACTGGTGGGCCACCCAGGGCGGTTACGCGGCCGTGCAGTCCACGAAGCCGCAGATCGTGGGCCCGGCCCTCAACGACAGTCCGGCCGGCCTCGCCGCCTGGATGCTGGGCCTGATCGACACCGGAGCCCAGGACCACGACGTCGAGGGCGCCTTCGGCGGGCGCGACGAGCTGCTCACGAACATCAGCATCTACTGGTTCACGCAGACCGCGGCGACGGCCGCGGACAGCTACGCCGCCGACGGATGGGGCGGCGAGCTCGCGCGCATCACCGTGCCGACCGCCATGGCGATCTACCCGCGAGAGGCGCAGTCCCCGCGCGCCTGGTGCGAGCGGGCGGCGAACGTCGTCCGCTACACCGCGATGCCGCGCGGCGGCCACTTCGCGGCGCTCGAGGTTCCGCAGGACTACGCGGGCGACCTGATCGCGTTCCTCGATGAGCCGGCCTGA
- a CDS encoding RNA polymerase sigma factor: MAATQTSSSAPSTGGVDGSATSAETPAKKTTAKKAPAKKAPAKKAPAKKAAAKKAAPAKKAPAKKAAAGPAKRTAKKTAGKKDASAAGAESGAEDEVDPELDGDPDPTELSDEDVALDADDTADDATETKGKSAVTKPAPADAEDEEPSEQDKASGDFVWDEEESEALRQARKDAELTASADSVRAYLKQIGKVALLNAEEEVELAKRIEAGLFAEQQINRWLERGEKPAIGIRRDMNWIARDGNRAKNHLLEANLRLVVSLAKRYTGRGMAFLDLIQEGNLGLIRAVEKFDYTKGYKFSTYATWWIRQAITRAMADQARTIRIPVHMVEVINKLGRIQRELLQDLGREPTPEELAKEMDITPEKVLEIQQYAREPISLDQTIGDEGDSQLGDFIEDSEAVVAVDAVSFTLLQDQLQSVLDTLSEREAGVVRLRFGLTDGQPRTLDEIGQVYGVTRERIRQIESKTMSKLRHPSRSQVLRDYLD, from the coding sequence GTGGCAGCGACGCAGACCAGCTCCAGCGCACCGTCGACAGGCGGCGTGGACGGTTCGGCCACCTCGGCGGAGACCCCCGCCAAGAAGACCACCGCCAAGAAGGCTCCCGCGAAGAAGGCTCCGGCCAAGAAGGCACCCGCCAAGAAGGCGGCGGCGAAGAAGGCCGCTCCCGCGAAGAAGGCGCCGGCGAAGAAGGCGGCCGCCGGCCCGGCGAAGCGCACCGCGAAGAAGACCGCGGGCAAGAAGGACGCCTCCGCAGCCGGTGCCGAGAGCGGCGCCGAGGACGAGGTCGATCCCGAGCTCGACGGCGATCCCGATCCCACCGAGCTCTCGGACGAGGACGTCGCGCTCGACGCCGACGACACCGCCGACGACGCCACGGAGACCAAGGGCAAGAGCGCGGTCACGAAGCCCGCTCCGGCGGACGCGGAGGACGAGGAGCCGTCCGAGCAGGACAAGGCCTCCGGCGACTTCGTCTGGGACGAGGAGGAGTCCGAGGCGCTCCGCCAGGCGCGCAAGGACGCCGAGCTGACCGCCTCCGCGGACTCGGTGCGCGCCTACCTCAAGCAGATCGGCAAGGTGGCGCTCCTCAACGCCGAGGAGGAGGTCGAGCTCGCCAAGCGGATCGAGGCCGGCCTGTTCGCCGAGCAGCAGATCAACCGGTGGCTCGAGCGCGGCGAGAAGCCCGCGATCGGCATCCGGCGCGACATGAACTGGATCGCCCGCGACGGCAACCGTGCGAAGAACCACCTGCTCGAGGCCAACCTGCGCCTCGTGGTCTCGCTGGCCAAGCGCTACACCGGCCGCGGCATGGCGTTCCTGGACCTGATCCAGGAGGGCAACCTCGGCCTGATCCGCGCCGTCGAGAAGTTCGACTACACCAAGGGCTACAAGTTCTCCACGTACGCCACCTGGTGGATCCGGCAGGCGATCACCCGCGCCATGGCCGACCAGGCCCGCACCATCCGCATCCCGGTTCACATGGTGGAGGTCATCAACAAGCTCGGCCGCATCCAGCGCGAGCTGCTCCAGGACCTGGGCCGCGAGCCCACGCCGGAGGAGCTGGCGAAGGAGATGGACATCACGCCCGAGAAGGTGCTGGAGATCCAGCAGTACGCGCGTGAGCCGATCTCGCTCGACCAGACCATCGGCGACGAGGGCGACAGCCAGCTCGGCGACTTCATCGAGGACTCGGAGGCCGTCGTCGCGGTCGACGCGGTGTCCTTCACGCTGCTGCAGGACCAGCTCCAGTCGGTCCTCGACACGCTGTCCGAGCGCGAGGCCGGTGTCGTCCGCCTGCGGTTCGGCCTCACCGACGGCCAGCCGCGCACCCTGGACGAGATCGGCCAGGTCTACGGCGTGACGCGCGAGCGCATCCGGCAGATCGAGTCGAAGACGATGAGCAAGCTGCGGCACCCGTCGCGCTCGCAGGTCCTGCGCGACTACCTCGACTAG
- the ppgK gene encoding polyphosphate--glucose phosphotransferase, producing the protein MAENLGFGVDIGGSGIKGGIVDMDTGELVGERFKVPTPQPSTPGACAGAVREVIGHFGWDGPVGITVPAVVTNGTVRSAANIDAGWVGTDANELFTSTLDRPVTVLNDADAAGLAEDRYGAGRDFDGVILLLTLGTGIGSALIYRGTLVPNTEFGHIEVEGKEAEHRAASSVKDRRGWSYEKWAGQVSRVFREYEKLLWPDLIIVGGGVSRKADKWVPLLEVKTPVIPAKLLNTAGIVGAAMASQRT; encoded by the coding sequence ATGGCGGAGAATCTGGGGTTCGGTGTCGACATCGGCGGCAGCGGCATCAAGGGCGGCATCGTCGACATGGACACGGGCGAGCTGGTCGGCGAGCGCTTCAAGGTGCCCACCCCGCAGCCGTCCACGCCGGGCGCGTGCGCCGGTGCGGTCCGCGAGGTGATCGGACACTTCGGTTGGGACGGCCCCGTCGGGATCACGGTGCCGGCGGTGGTGACGAACGGCACGGTCCGCAGCGCGGCCAACATCGACGCGGGCTGGGTCGGTACCGACGCGAACGAGCTCTTCACCTCCACGCTGGACCGCCCCGTGACGGTGCTCAACGACGCCGACGCCGCGGGGCTCGCCGAGGACCGGTACGGCGCGGGCCGCGATTTCGACGGCGTGATCCTGCTGCTGACGCTGGGCACGGGCATCGGCTCGGCGCTGATCTACCGCGGGACGCTGGTGCCCAACACGGAGTTCGGCCACATCGAGGTGGAGGGCAAGGAGGCCGAGCACCGCGCGGCGAGCTCCGTGAAGGACCGTCGCGGCTGGAGCTACGAGAAGTGGGCGGGACAGGTCAGCCGCGTCTTCCGCGAGTACGAGAAGCTGCTCTGGCCGGACCTGATCATCGTGGGCGGCGGCGTGAGCCGCAAAGCCGACAAGTGGGTCCCGCTGCTCGAGGTGAAGACGCCGGTGATCCCCGCGAAACTGCTGAACACCGCGGGCATCGTGGGCGCGGCGATGGCATCGCAACGCACCTGA
- a CDS encoding inositol monophosphatase family protein, with translation MQLNRWELSEIAVTVAAEAAQRVAARRAEVFGANAFDGAGGSRPEGVTTKSTPTDPVTVVDTETEGFVRERLAELRPDDTVLGEEFGGERGEPGAVQWVVDPIDGTVNFLYGVPAYAVSVGARVDGVSVAGAVADVVHGTVYAAALGAGAREIAPDGTVRDLRANPITDPALALVATGFGYARERREKQGRVLAQLLPAVRDVRRIGSAALDLCMVAAGRADAHFEHGLSPWDWAAGALIAQEAGAVVIVPAPDSNSDDGALTLAAAPGIADDLIALLRAAGGLEAL, from the coding sequence GTGCAACTGAACCGGTGGGAGTTGTCCGAGATCGCCGTCACGGTCGCCGCGGAAGCCGCGCAGCGCGTCGCCGCCCGCCGGGCGGAGGTCTTCGGCGCCAATGCATTCGACGGCGCCGGCGGGTCCCGTCCCGAGGGGGTCACGACGAAGTCGACGCCCACGGATCCGGTCACGGTGGTCGACACGGAGACCGAGGGCTTCGTGCGGGAGCGCCTCGCCGAGCTGCGGCCCGACGACACGGTCCTCGGTGAGGAGTTCGGCGGCGAGCGCGGGGAGCCCGGCGCGGTGCAGTGGGTCGTCGACCCCATCGACGGCACCGTGAACTTCCTCTACGGCGTGCCCGCGTACGCGGTCTCCGTCGGTGCGCGGGTCGACGGGGTGTCCGTCGCGGGCGCCGTCGCCGACGTCGTGCACGGCACCGTCTACGCGGCCGCCCTGGGCGCGGGTGCCCGTGAGATCGCCCCCGACGGCACCGTCCGCGACCTGCGGGCCAACCCGATCACCGATCCCGCGCTCGCCCTCGTCGCGACCGGCTTCGGCTACGCCCGCGAGCGCCGGGAGAAGCAGGGACGGGTGCTCGCGCAGCTGCTTCCCGCGGTGCGGGACGTGCGGCGCATCGGGTCCGCGGCGCTGGACCTGTGCATGGTGGCCGCGGGCCGCGCCGATGCCCACTTCGAGCACGGACTCAGCCCGTGGGACTGGGCCGCCGGAGCCCTCATCGCGCAGGAGGCGGGCGCCGTGGTGATCGTGCCGGCGCCCGACTCCAACAGCGACGACGGCGCGCTGACCCTGGCCGCCGCGCCCGGGATCGCCGACGATCTGATCGCCCTGCTCCGGGCGGCCGGCGGGCTCGAGGCCCTGTAG
- the cei gene encoding envelope integrity protein Cei — MVSQLTGTGRRFDRNGEPFRRRNTLPILIVIAVLAVVAIATWARAMSSQEETAAPVSCPPPPAPSASATATTTGAAARAGATAPAPAPASGQFDVVSPDDLVSVRPAPLAASTVRVLNASGQAGRAETTLNKLADYGFGAPTTGAYGNDPVYPEMACQAQLRFGDSGKAAAAAAWIIAPCAELVNDGRRDNSVDLVLGTFFTDLEPSTDAQEILRILRAAPAGAADGGANPALVSAVHSQSCNR; from the coding sequence GTGGTTTCCCAGCTCACCGGCACGGGCCGGCGATTCGACCGGAACGGTGAACCGTTCCGGCGTCGCAACACGCTGCCGATCCTCATCGTGATCGCCGTCCTCGCCGTGGTCGCCATCGCGACCTGGGCCCGCGCCATGTCCTCACAGGAAGAGACGGCCGCGCCCGTGTCCTGCCCGCCGCCGCCGGCACCGTCGGCCTCGGCGACCGCCACGACGACCGGCGCCGCCGCGCGCGCAGGGGCCACGGCCCCGGCACCCGCACCCGCCTCGGGACAGTTCGACGTCGTCTCCCCCGACGACCTCGTCTCGGTCCGGCCCGCGCCGCTCGCGGCCTCGACGGTGCGCGTGCTCAACGCCTCCGGGCAGGCGGGCCGCGCGGAGACGACGCTGAACAAGCTCGCCGACTACGGCTTCGGCGCACCGACCACCGGCGCCTACGGCAACGACCCGGTCTACCCCGAGATGGCCTGCCAGGCGCAGCTGCGGTTCGGCGACTCGGGCAAGGCCGCGGCCGCGGCGGCGTGGATCATCGCGCCGTGCGCCGAACTCGTCAACGACGGGCGGCGCGACAACTCCGTCGACCTGGTCCTGGGTACCTTCTTCACCGATCTCGAGCCCAGCACCGATGCGCAGGAGATCCTGCGCATCCTGCGTGCGGCGCCCGCCGGGGCGGCCGACGGCGGGGCGAACCCCGCGCTCGTCTCGGCGGTCCACAGTCAGTCCTGCAACCGCTGA
- a CDS encoding DUF4193 domain-containing protein produces the protein MATDYDAPRRSEADEISEDSLEELKARRNEGQSGTVDVDEGETAESFELPGADLSGEELSVRVVPKQADEFTCTSCFLVYHRSRLADPDGTELICIDCA, from the coding sequence ATGGCAACTGATTACGACGCTCCACGGCGCTCCGAGGCGGACGAGATCTCGGAGGATTCGCTCGAGGAGCTCAAGGCCCGTCGCAACGAGGGCCAGTCCGGCACGGTGGATGTGGACGAGGGCGAGACCGCCGAGTCCTTCGAGCTCCCCGGTGCCGACCTGTCGGGCGAGGAGCTGAGCGTCCGCGTGGTGCCGAAGCAGGCTGACGAGTTCACCTGTACCAGCTGCTTCCTGGTGTACCACCGCAGCCGGCTCGCCGATCCGGACGGCACCGAGCTGATCTGCATCGACTGCGCCTGA